The DNA sequence tatatagggaagaaaaagaagagtgaaatgatgagtggaagaaaaataatgaaagtggagtatgttagtgtgagtaatgatggagaaaacatgatgattacaccctaaaacatggaatgtttttgggtgatgatgatggtggattagtgtgagaaatgatggagaaaacatgatgattacaccctaaaacatggaatatttttgggtgatgatgatgatggatttcctactcatttacttcaattttatctccaccatttgtaggtaagtgtggacataatgctcatttcaccatcatttactccaatgtacctaagaaaatagaaattcagttaaaaatcgattcgttaaggaattaactaagcaaaatgtgaggaattaactattaaaataccacattaaaatgctcctatcaatcacccactaagacatcggattttttttttttttaacatcagttgtgaactgatgtctatgaactttatcctagtagtgttaccgctagatttgcggattgtcactttgatgagacagtcttcccgccgttagggggagataagaacgttaccgttcctgatgaacgacgtgaattgacgtggaatgtccccactatgtctcatcttgatccccgaaccgcacaatgtgataatgaagtgcggagaattctagatctacagagtgtagcccaaaatatgccagacgttttctctgatctagctaaagtgacgagatcatatatacctgctgcaaatgtgcctgcaaggatagacgtccctgtaggatgtgtcgtcccagatggacgaggtacgaccatggcggctaaccagtcatatgtccctgctcagaagtgaggtagaccattaggttcgaaggattcttatccccagaagagggtaaacttggcacaaacgaatcctcttgacattgcaatctcaaaccgattcatctcacgagataaatccggattatgggtatgtcctagaagagactatgttgggggacgctccaacatttgaacccactcccgagaatagagaaatctcggtaaatttagtaagatttggaatcggattgagattatcatcgatgatatattagtatttgcggtggccaccgaaactataatatgcgatgacctcgaaccttgctttgttgatcaatatcaatgaaaagaCGACTGGCTAACAAGGAAATAAGCAATACAGGTCAAaatagattccttgacaaagagaaaggtgtttggacctgttgttcctacacctccccatgttaaacccgtagaatttaaatgggtatttgtaaagaagcgtaatgagaaaaacgagattgtgatacacaagactcgtctagtggcgcaataattttctcaatgcCCTGTggttgattacgaggagacgtattctcccgtaatggacgtcataacgttccactaccttttcagtttggtagtttccgaaaaactgaatatgcagcttatgaatgtggtcacagcttatctctatggggatcacgacacagagatatacataaaagttccagaaggacttaatatacccgatgcaaatagttctagaccacggaacacgctcttcattagttttgaggcgttcactttatggattgaaacaatccagacggaggtggtataaccgtctaagtgaatatttaatcgggatgagatatgtgaataataaactatgcccatgcatgtttattaaggaaacaagttcctagtttggaattgtggcggtctatgtcaatgacatgaatttgatcgatactcctgaagagatcaaggaaaccgcaaagcacctgaagttggaacttgagatgaaaggccttgggagaacaaattattgtctcgacctagagcccgagcacagtgcaaatgaaattttggtccatcaaccaaattacatccagaagatgttaagatgctttaatgaggataaaagcaagcacacccatggtcgtctaaagtctagagagaatcgtatcgtcctgcagatgataacgaagagatattggtgccagaagtcccatatctaagtgcaataggtgcattattgtacttggcttaatTCCCTAGAcaagacatctcattcgatgtgaacttgttagctagatatagctctgcgccaacacgcagCCACcagaatggcataaaagacatttttcgctaccttagaggtacaaCGGATATGGGATTATTttatccctatgcatcaaggaatggatcaaacccccttgatcctcagaatgatgctcgccttgttggatatgctgatatagactatctatcagacccgcacaaggcatgTTCCCAGATTGGTTATGTCTTACcgttgggaatactgcaatttcttggaggtctacgaaatagatacttgttgctacctcttcgaatcatgctgagatactagctcttcacgaagcagtatgtgaatgtacatggctaaaagccgttacaaagcatgttcaaagcacatgtggactgcattccaccactgatgaaccaaccattatctacgaggataatgctgcttacatagagcagataaagatgggtttcatcaaaggagacaacaccaaacatattgtatcgaagttctccttcaattagcaacaacaggagcatcagaagattgaagttaagcatatttgatttgaagacaatcgtgcagacctctttaccaagtcactaccaaagtctacattccagaaccatgttcaaggtattggtctacgtaaactatctgaattacctaacatgtaattttcagggggagtcgaaattagggggagtatcttgaagcatacccacttgaccatcgtgtactctttttgtccttcgtccagggttattttgtcccactgggttttgttacctggcaaggttttaacgaggcacatctttagcatggtcaccccacttatactacatcctgaagatgctttgattcgacatatacatgcatttgctcatcttttcccttcgaccacgggtttctcccactgggtttaccgggaaaggttttggtgtagcaactctaatgcatccctctcgtagacatactacctacttatggtgctgataagaagacttcacctatctctgaagctgtgatactgctactccacactcaagcgcgttgtgctctttttctccttcgagcaaggttgttttttttccacagggtttttattacttggcaaggtttttgacgaggcaacttagaagcgctcagcctatgcaacactattgacatggaatatccaagggggagtgttgtaaatatttgtggataatcatgtaaatagatgttgagtaataggtgcctatccctatagattggtgattgataggttgtaattgtaggagtgattggattgtaattaagcattacccttttgtgtacaccatgtagtcctatataaggctcctcatggtgagatgaataatacacacaatctgattctctgtgtccaaactctctctctctctcagaaatttttctattttacaacAAACTGTATCAAATGAAGTGAAGGAGGTATTATGTGGGGAATGAGATCATAGCTAGAGAATGAATCTCTTGCTATCAAATTGTTACCATATACATAAAGATGTTACCTTAACAAATCACCAACGATCAAATTGTATTGTTGCTTATCTGCGGCCAAAATACAACTGACTAGTTGGGTGGAAATCTTGAACCCCATATCTATTTCGAAAGGAGAAACACTGTGCCTGGAAACCAGTATCCACAGTTTGCTTGTAAGTGTCAAGATAATAAAATCCCACCAAGTACTTGCATTCAAAACAAAATACTAGCatgttagggctgtcaatgggttgtgtcgggttgggttcgtgtcgggtcaaggtatttgtcgtgtcacaagagacaaacccaaaGCCAAagtcaacccatttaataatcgtgtcaaaaatttaaactcaaacccaacctatttattaaacggattacccgtttccaacccgcttaacccatttaagtgtttaacaaataggtcatgttgtgttagacaaaatgattcATTTAAAGGTTAATAATgcaacccatttaactaaaaaaatgtataaattgattaaattatctaaaaactccacaagatgaagaatataaataattatatataattcataaataattaaattcaataattataaagcaaaatatttcaaattgtctaatcctatgactaAATaatcccaacgtccaaaatttaaagaagtatagcataatcgagTTATACAGGTTCACTtagtgttggcgggttgacctttgaccgacccatttattaaatgggtaatggcgggttgacccacggccgacccgctttttaatcgtgcgggttcaacccgctttatttcgtgtggGTTTCGAGTTGTGtgagaattgacagccctaagcATGTACAAACAAATTTCATGGCTCGCATAGGAAAATTCACATATTGGGTCAAGAAAAAATGAACCATTGATTCCAAAAGGAAACTTAcctgaagaagaaagaggaggagaagaagaatggGGCAATATGTAACAAATAAGATCAAGGTAAAATAATGTATTAATACAAGTGGATTTCTCTTTTGAATTCAATAAGATAATAATATAAACCGGGAGCGGAGTGACTACAGTTGTTGCAATTTGGAAtgttggagagaagaaagagtaaATGAGATGAAGCATACcttgggtgtgtgtgtttggtggggtggtaaggctttgatctcatatataagaggtcaagagttcgagccccatcaagggtgggaatggggtggggttttttttaaaaaaaaaaaaaaaaaaaaaaagatgaagcaTACCCAAACCCAGCAATCGAGAGAAGGCAGGCACGATGATGACGACGCATCTCTCTCTCAATTCCTTGCCTCCCTAATGGACTACACTCCCACCGTAAAATACCGCTCGTCAACTTCGTAAtcttccaattccaattccaatcaaatcatacatttttcatttttctttttctttctctgcaGATACCTGACGAGCTTGTGGAGCATTACTTGGCCAAAACCGGCTTTCAGTGTCCCGACTTTCGATTGTAGgtacttttcttttcaattagGGAGCTCGGATGATCTAACTTACCCATGTCTGTTGGGGTTTAGTTTACCTCAGGTTTTTGTCTAACCTttcgttttatttttattgctataGATGATAATggtcttgctttttttttttttggtcagagTTGATTTCATATgctataaggaaaataataccCAGcttagaaaatgaaaacaacATCAGCAGGGACAAGGGCCAAGGGAGTTGGGGGCGGATAAACCCATTGGAAAAGGCATTTAGAAGCTAGTACCCATTGAAAATGGGTTACCCTATAGGCTATTGACCAGCTTTCCAAAATTGTTACCCTTTAGGCTGTTGACCAGCTCTCTAACATTACATTTTGATGATGGAATCGAGGGAATGTTTGAGCCCTTACTAGGCAGTGCAGGCTTGAGCTTCAAGTGGGGAGTTGATGGAGCTAAGTTAGCCTTCGCTATAATGATGTGGCCTGGAGAATTTCGGAGAACAACTCCTAAACCTACTATCACTCTGTTTTCGTCACATGCTCTGTCCACATTTACTTCAAATTGGGAGGAGGTGAAGGAGATCAGAGCTTTAGGTTAGGAGAGCAATTTGTATTAAAGTAGCAGGGTGGAGAAGTTGTGATACTTGTAGCACTAGTAAATTCAAAGACAGCACAGATAGCTCTTGAGATAACATGATTAGGTGGTGGCAGAACCTCCTTAAAAACCCCATTGCACCTAGCCTTACGTATCTCCCAAGTCCCAACACAACAGTCTATAACGTTAAGGATCCATCTCGATCACTGATGCTCATATTGTGTGATAAGGGACTCATCACCCACCTATCAGAAGATGTGTGCTGAACTGGGGATAGTTTATAATGTATTTAAAACCATGTCTTCAGGATCCATGGGAATACGAGTAACTTTTGCTGTACTGTCTCCTAAAATTGACATGCAAATGGGGGAGGGAATGATGAATAAGCATGTCTTATATGAGGTACCATATGCAGCAGGCCTAATTAAATCGAATCTTCCTTTTCTTGGGGTTTGGGGTATGGCGGAAGCTGCTGGTTCTCCAGAGTTCAGATTAATGTCTTGGTGAATATAATGAGACAAATGGGTTGAATCTAGGCATCTGATGATTGAAAAATCTTGCAGCCAATGGTAACTGGTGCAAACAGATTAAGGGCCACCCTTCTCATTTGGCCAAATGAGATGATCTACGTAAGGACGTCCAGGCACTGATTGGCATATCCATAATCTTTGGAGCTTCAGAGTCGGTAATCAATTGTTGAATTGGGGCTAAAATTCCATGTCTTGGTATTAGGATCAATTAGAGAGCTCACAttaaggaagaagagaagatttGGTGGTATAGATAGGGAGCAGTTTACCATCCTTGAAAAGAACTCCGATTAATAGACTAAATACTGACATTTCTCCCCTTCATGTATTTATATGCCATTACGATCCAACAGTTGATGTCTCTTCCCTCCAATTAGGTGCTTCAAGCCTGCAAAAACCACTTAGTGTTCATGAAGTCACAGTTTTTTGAATACCGAGCTATAGGGATGGGGACCAATATGCCGATTATTGATGTTCCTCCAATCCTCCATTCTTGTTTAGCCAATAGCCCAAATCTATAGTATAATATTTCCTATTATGCTCAATGGATTTTCCTCCCGGATTCATTAAGACCTCACCAGAACTTTGCAAATGCGGAGCTGGTATAATTAGTTTGAGGGTTtaataatatatatgtttttccttttggtATTTTATGCAATTTATTCTCGATTTATTGGGGACGTGAAGTGAAAAATTAACGCAATCAGACTTCAAATGTTGCCCTTTTGGAAAATACCAttaaatattgaaaatggaattCTTGTTATCAGCAAAGTATTATTATAAACTATGCCTTTCTAGTTATTGATTATTTAAGCACATAAAATTAGCAAAGTCGAGACATGATTAAGTCGAGACAGGTTGTTTCAGGTACGCGATTCTCCTTTTCTATCCGGGAtcttttcctttccatttgGGCCATTAAAATCTTATTAACGATTAAAGGGTTGTTCATTATGACTTAGGTAAGCATTGTTACTTTAGAAATCTTTTGGTATAACTTTCTGCTGTGCTGACAAATGGAAAAATGCTACtatttagttttcatttctttttttttcattttataatttTTGAAAAGTTGAGTTAGATCTGTACTTTTGAATATGAGTTATTGACTTGagtttttctctattcacagaATTAGGCTGGTAGCTGTTGCCACACAAAAGTTTGTCGCTGAGGTTGCAACTGATGCTCTACAGTAAACCACTGATTTCTCAACTTTTTGCCTCATGAGTCATTACAAGAGTTCACTTATGCACACATGGAAACGATGCACACATATAATTGAAACCAAAATCTTTCTTCTCAGTTAGAAATGTAGGACCAAATGGCATTACCTATTAGATGTTTCAAATatcagagaaattttttttttgaacaaaagaTATTTAGTTGCACTCGTTTTTGTAACAGTTGTAGTTAGCCAGCACATAAGCTGTTACTGATTGGAACAATATTCACATGCTTATTCCTCTAAGCAGGCAATGCAAAGAAAGACAGGCAGCAGTGGTGAAAGACAAAAGGGACAAACAGCAAAAGGTAAAGAAATTCTAGGCAGatgtttttttcttgttttttttgttctttttatttctCTTCATATTCTGTCTAGTTTTAACTTTAACGCGGAAACAGGATAAGCGCCCAATATTGACTATAGAAGATCTGTCAAAGGCATTGCATGAGGTAATAAGGATAGTCTTTCCAATCACTTTATCTTGATGAGCCAACTTTTTCTGCCCTTCAGTTTCAATAATAATTGAAGATTCATAGCTGGACTATATCAAGTGATGGAGTCCTGGATATTTTCTAATCCAAGATTAAGTTATGTCGTatacttgaatttggtttgtATTAGAGGTCTGGAACTATAGAATCTTCAGTGCTGGTAAAGACTTGGGAGTTGTGATCAGTTCTGGAGTGATCCACCCGAGCTGATCTGAATCGCTTATGTCTACTTTATTATTATGATTCCATCTGCGTTTGTTATGTGTAGTTTTAAGCTAAGTTTGTTTTCACTTATTGTTATTAAGCTGATTTAGTTCTGTTAACTTGCTTCCCTTGTTATTTTTGATCCAGCAGTACGGCGTCAATGTGAAGCACCAAGAATATTTTGCTGACAGCCCTTTGACTGGGATATAGATCCTGCATCAAGTGAGGAATAATTTGTACTTGGATTTCTGTTGTTCCATGTAGTGAGATCTGTGTAACATTACTGCTAGATGATTAGGTGATGTTCAGTCAATCTATTGTTTTAGACTGAAGATATTGTTCGCATGTAGTTTTACATTCATGGCATTATATTGTGACTTAAATACTGCAGACTGCATATCTGTTTATTTCAATGTGAAGCTGAAGCCAGGACccgagggaaaaaaaaaaaaaaactgaaggcgcagatgtttttggttttttgttttcttttgatcGAGTTAAAGAAAGTTTACAAAGGAAATCTCCTAACACTACTTAAACCATGAAGATCAAAGTTAAAAGTATTAGAAGCATTCAAAGGAAGAGCATGATTCTAGCTTGCAATACCAATGGGACATATCCCAAATTCCCCAGTGCATCAACTATAAAATTTGCTTCTCTCTATCTGTGTTTAAACTCAATATCTTGGAATTGACTTGCCATGCATTTGATATCCTAAACAAGAATGTTGATGCGCCAGTGTTGCAGAAACATTGTTGATGCTGTCAATTAAGACATTTAAATCTCCTTCCACTTTGATTTTTGAGTAACCATGAATAAGAGCAGCTTGGAGGCCAGCTCTTAGGGCTAGAATTTCGGTGATTAAAACATTAGAGTATCCTATTTTATTTGTAGAAGCAAGAATAGGAAATCCCTGATCATCTCTTGTAACAAATCCAGCTGCTCCTTGGTTATTATCATAGAGGGAACCATCAAAATTCAGTTTAATGAAATCCTTTGGAGGTGATGTCTCCATCTAATTAAGACAGAAGGattgattcttttcttttttgtttcagaATGATGCAGATGTTTCTGTTGTCCGCGGGAGTTACTCTGGAAAAATGCATGTACTTCTATACAATTTAGGGGATCTGAACTT is a window from the Rosa chinensis cultivar Old Blush chromosome 2, RchiOBHm-V2, whole genome shotgun sequence genome containing:
- the LOC112189552 gene encoding transcription initiation factor TFIID subunit 10 codes for the protein MKHTQTQQSREGRHDDDDASLSQFLASLMDYTPTIPDELVEHYLAKTGFQCPDFRLIRLVAVATQKFVAEVATDALQQCKARQAAVVKDKRDKQQKDKRPILTIEDLSKALHEYGVNVKHQEYFADSPLTGIDPASREE